acaaaGAACGCCAGATTTGGAAAACAGTAACATGTTGTCTATGAACGGAAATACTGCAACAATAAAAATCCAACATTCTCTGTGGTCCACCTCTCAGCTCGGCTCTTACGTAAACTTTTTCAAAAGAAGAACTCGAATTTTAGGGCTACTGTGCATTACTTCgatcaaatttataaaacgaaCATGTTTTCTACCGCCGGAAGAGCTGGCCTTTTGGCTGCAAGGACGGTAGTTAACAATTCCCTGGCTGAAAAAACACCTTTGGTTGCCGGAGCCCTAGTGAACAAGCGAGACTATGCTGCTAAAGCCGCAGGAAAGGGTCAAGGTAAGGTGGTTGCCGTAATCGGTGCCGTAGTGGATGTTCAATTTGAGGATAACCTTCCACCTATCCTAAATGCCCTCGAAGTACAAAACCGGTCTCCCAGACTCGTGCTGGAAGTTGCGCAGCACTTGGGTGAGAACACTGTCCGCACCATCGCCATGGACGGTACTGAAGGTCTTGTTCGTGGACAACCAGTTCTCGACTCTGGTTCGCCCATTCGTATTCCTGTCGGAGCTGAGACCCTCGGCCGCATCATCAATGTAATTGGTGAGCCCATTGATGAGCGTGGCCCTATTCCTACTGATAAAACTGCTGCGATCCACGCTGAAGCTCCTGAGTTTGTGGACATGTCTGTGCAACAAGAAATCCTGGTAACAGGTATTAAGGTTGTAGATCTACTTGCTCCGTACGCCAAGGGAGGAAAAATTGGTTTATTCGGTGGAGCTGGTGTCGGCAAGACTGTACTCATCATGGAACTGATCAACAATGTTGCTAAGGCCCATGGTGGTTACTCTGTATTCGCTGGTGTAGGTGAACGTACACGTGAAGGTAATGACTTGTACCATGAAATGATTGAGTCTGGTGTCATCTCTTTGAAAGACAAGACTTCCAAGGTAGCTCTTGTATATGGTCAGATGAACGAGCCCCCTGGCGCTCGTGCCCGTGTCGCCCTGACTGGACTTACCGTTGCTGAATATTTCCGTGACCAGGAGGGTCAGGATGTGCTGCTCTTCATTGACAACATTTTCCGTTTCACTCAAGCCGGTTCTGAGGTGTCTGCTCTGCTGGGTCGTATTCCATCTGCTGTGGGTTACCAACCAACCTTGGCTACTGACATGGGTACTATGCAGGAACGTATTACCACCACAAAGAAGGGTTCCATCACCTCTGTGCAAGCTATCTATGTGCCTGCTGATGACTTGACTGACCCTGCCCCTGCCACTACTTTTGCTCACTTGGACGCCACTACTGTGTTGTCCCGAGCTATTGCTGAGCTTGGTATCTACCCGGCTGTGGATCCCCTCGATTCCACTTCTCGTATCATGGACCCTAACATCATTGGTGCTGAGCACTACAACGTAGCCCGAGGTGTTCAGAAGATCCTTCAAGACTACAAGTCACTCCAGGACATCATTGCTATCTTGGGTATGGATGAATTATCTGAAGAGGACAAACTGACTGTAGCCCGTGCTCGCAAGATCCAGAGATTCCTGTCCCAGCCTTTCCAGGTGGCTGAAGTATTCACTGGACATGCCGGTAAACTTGTACCTCTTGAGGAGACCATTAAGGGATTCTCCAAGATCCTGCAGGGAGAGTATGACCACTTACCTGAAGTAGCATTTTACATGGTGGGACCCATTGAAGAGGTTGTAGCAAAGGCAGAAACACTGGCCAAAAACGCATAATTAAGCTGTCTTCAATGATATTAGAATTAtcattatctatttttagtGACAAACCAGTAACTTATTGCAATGTAACTTGCATACCTCAAAAaggttattgttaaataatcaGCTGACAGATATGCTATGTACATGTGatctatatattaaataaaactgccAATAAACAcaagacttttatttacttcattGATACACCTAGCATCAACCAATAAAATGCATTTGAACTTGAATAGTGTTTATAAATTGCTGCTTAGAATTTTAACATTCAGTCAAAATTTACTTGCATAACAATCTTTTGTCacaaattacataatacataaaatagggaaaaaaagatttacaactatttaacttaattattaaattattctgaTTGGAATTGAAATAAGAGGATTCAACTTCtgttcaaagtttatttttagaaaacctatacttttttaacaaattagtaAGCACCATATCCTTGAAATGTTATGTAACTCTAGAATACATAATGCTAGTAGtatagaaatagaaaataactaataatctCCCAATGATACTTAAATTACGCCTTCGACCTATGATACAAGCAAGTATGGATGCAAGTCCACTGTTttcttattct
The Papilio machaon chromosome 8, ilPapMach1.1, whole genome shotgun sequence DNA segment above includes these coding regions:
- the LOC106717804 gene encoding ATP synthase subunit beta, mitochondrial, producing MFSTAGRAGLLAARTVVNNSLAEKTPLVAGALVNKRDYAAKAAGKGQGKVVAVIGAVVDVQFEDNLPPILNALEVQNRSPRLVLEVAQHLGENTVRTIAMDGTEGLVRGQPVLDSGSPIRIPVGAETLGRIINVIGEPIDERGPIPTDKTAAIHAEAPEFVDMSVQQEILVTGIKVVDLLAPYAKGGKIGLFGGAGVGKTVLIMELINNVAKAHGGYSVFAGVGERTREGNDLYHEMIESGVISLKDKTSKVALVYGQMNEPPGARARVALTGLTVAEYFRDQEGQDVLLFIDNIFRFTQAGSEVSALLGRIPSAVGYQPTLATDMGTMQERITTTKKGSITSVQAIYVPADDLTDPAPATTFAHLDATTVLSRAIAELGIYPAVDPLDSTSRIMDPNIIGAEHYNVARGVQKILQDYKSLQDIIAILGMDELSEEDKLTVARARKIQRFLSQPFQVAEVFTGHAGKLVPLEETIKGFSKILQGEYDHLPEVAFYMVGPIEEVVAKAETLAKNA